The following coding sequences are from one Saccopteryx bilineata isolate mSacBil1 chromosome 3, mSacBil1_pri_phased_curated, whole genome shotgun sequence window:
- the ZNF473 gene encoding LOW QUALITY PROTEIN: zinc finger protein 473 (The sequence of the model RefSeq protein was modified relative to this genomic sequence to represent the inferred CDS: inserted 10 bases in 6 codons; substituted 6 bases at 6 genomic stop codons) produces MAWSRCSSILGSPQELVSEFLEGLSQEVTETFSKDSLGNSNLGEARIGESXLDSFLGDPEGLLSSDITNKESPTECKSRELESSLTPESLLFTGEDSLIHDLSEKSLMPAKSQECRNDLGSHVDQNQQDTIQEGVKPYKCSECGKSFSSCHLIQHWIIHTGEKPTGNQEYEIGFNQSSHLFIHPLTHTGYKFYMCNKCGKTFSQNTHFLGHQKIHAREKIRKSQDSDDPSGHGLQLAEQQKTHRGGKSYKCNECGKCFRKTFHLTRHQKTHSQKCYECAKCKATFSFNKYLLQHQKIHAAKTTSQCQECRKTFRQNSSLNRHQSLHTGEKPXKCDECGNXFSHILTLKNHQRIHNTEKSYKCSECGKAFYRNSHLNEHQRIHMXHRPHKCNKCVKSFSWTSHLIPYQSVYASEKPYSCAECKETFSHNKRLVQHQKVHVMETRYECXDCGERFTCSSTLTCHQSVHNQEKQGLDESGKLLNQNLXQKEYPSIGKKSLKCYKCKKTFSCSKYLTRHKRLHIGEKPFEXNXCGKAFVQSTHLIHHQVIHSGVKPCKCGDCGKAFICRTSLIKHQGIHKNEHPFKCSGCGKIFSQSACFSEHQLIHTAEKSFKCNQCDSLFSQXNYLIQHQRIHAEKTSFECNECGKTFRHSSRLSKHXRVHTSEKAYKCMTGKAFRQNALLIRHQRVHTGEKPYFCRDYGKAFSQSSYLSVHQRVHTREKPYQCTECGKAFSQKANMRQHERTHTGEQPYICDVYGKAFGGSTDLSQHXRVHTQEKPYQCXHCQKPFVAT; encoded by the exons ATGGCTTGGTCAAGATGCAGCTCCATTCTTGGCTCACCTCAGGAGCTCGTGAGT GAATTCTTGGAAGGACTCTCTCAGGAGGTTACAGAGACATTTTCTAAGGATAGCCTTGGGAACTCCAACTTGGGAGAAGCCCGCATAGGTGAGAGCTAGTTAGATAGTTTTCTGGGAGATCCAGAAGGTCTTCTGAGCTCTGACATCACCAACAAGGAAAGTCCCACAGAGTGCAAGAGTCGTGAACTCGAGAGCAGCCTCACTCCTGAGTCCCTCCTTTTCACGGGAGAGGATTCCCTGATTCATGATCTTTCTGAGAAGAGCCTGATGCCAGCTAAGTCTCAGGAGTGTAGGAATGATTTGGGCTCCCACGTAGACCAGAATCAGCAGGATACTATCCAGGAAGGAGTGAAACCATAtaaatgcagtgaatgtgggaagagCTTCAGCAGCTGCCATCTTATCCAGCACTGGATTATTCATACAGGGGAGAAACCAACTGGGAATCAAGAGTATGAGATAGGTTTCAACCAGAGTTCTCACCTTTTTATACATCCACTGACTCACACAGGCTACAAATTCTATATGTGCAACAAATGCGGGAAGACTTTTAGTCAAAACACACACTTCCTGGGGCATCAGAAAATTCATGCTAGAGAAAAAATACGTAAGAGCCAAGACAGTGACGATCCATCAGGTCATGGCTTACAGCTTGCTGAGCAGCAGAAAACCCACAGAGGTGGTAAATCCTACAAGTGTAATGAGTGTGGCAAGTGTTTCAGGAAAACCTTTCATCTGACTCGGCATCAGAAAACCCACTCTCAGAAATGCTATGAATGTGCCAAATGCAAGGCCACCTTCAGCTTTAACAAATACCTCctccaacatcagaaaattcatgcTGCAAAAACTACCTCTCAGTGTCAGGAATGCAGGAAGACTTTCAGGCAGAACTCATCCCTCAACAGACATCAGTCTCttcacactggagaaaagccTTAGAAGTGTGATGAGTGTGGAA CCTTCAGCCATATCTTGACTCTAAAGAACCACCAGAGGATTCACAATACAGAAAAATCTTATAAAtgtagtgaatgtgggaaagccttctaCCGGAACAGTCACCTGAATGAACATCAGAGGATTCATA AGCACAGGCCCCACAAATGTAATAAATGCGTCAAGAGTTTCAGCTGGACTTCCCACCTGATTCCATACCAGTCTGTTTATGCGTCAGAAAAGCCCTACAGCTGTGCCGAATGCAAGGAAACCTTCAGCCATAATAAACGCCTTGTTCAACACCAAAAAGTCCATGTGATGGAAACCCGCTATGAGTGTTAGGATTGTGGTGAGCGCTTCACTTGCAGCTCGACCCTGACTTGCCACCAGAGTGTTCACAACCAAGAAAAACAAGGACTTGATGAGAGTGGGAAGCTCTTGAATCAGAACCTATAACAGAAAGAGTATCCAAGTATTGGCAAGAAGAGCTTGAAGTGTTACAAATGCAAGAAAACCTTTAGCTGCAGTAAATATTTGACTCGGCATAAGAGGCTTCACATTGGGGAGAAGCCCTTTGA TAActagtgtgggaaagcctttgtTCAAAGTACACACCTCATTCACCACCAGGTGATCCACTCTGGAGTGAAGCCATGTAAGTGTGGGGACTGTGGGAAGGCCTTTATCTGCAGAACCTCCCTCATCAAACATCAGGGCATCCACAAGAATGAGCACCCCTTTAAGTGCAGTGGATGTGGAAAGATCTTCAGCCAAAGTGCTTGTTTCTCAGAACATCAGTTAATTCACACTGCAGAGAAGTCCTTTAAATGTAATCAGTGTGACAGTCTTTTCTCACA TAACTACCTTATTCAGCACCAGAGAATTCATGCCGAAAAGACATCCTTTGAGtgtaatgaatgtgggaaaaCATTCAGACACAGCTCGCGCCTTTCTAAGCA CAGAGTTCACACAAGTGAGAAAGCCTATAAATGTATGACTGGGAAAGCTTTCAGGCAGAATGCTCTTCTCATTCGacatcagagagttcacactggagaaaagccTTACTTTTGTCGGGACTATGGGAAAGCTTTCAGCCAGAGCTCATATCTTTCTGTTCACCAGAGAGTTCACACCAGAGAAAAGCCCTACCAGTGCactgaatgtgggaaagccttttcCCAAAAAGCAAATATGAGGCAGCATGAGAGAACTCACACAGGCGAGCAGCCTTATATCTGTGATGTGTATGGGAAAGCCTTTGGCGGCAGCACCGACCTCAGTCAGCA CAGAGTTCACACCCAAGAGAAACCATATCAGTGTTAACACTGTCAGAAGCCTTTCGTTGCTACTTAG